In Actinomadura citrea, a single window of DNA contains:
- a CDS encoding CoA-transferase → MDDVAAAAVGGKVCDAATAAALIEDGQSVASTGVIGWITPDAVLRAIGERFERLGSPRDLTFFFPCATGDAMDIGGMDGVAREGLMRRIVAGSYINPRHPRTGARPALTELIRDDLVEAYSWPIGAAMHWLREVARRSPGYLTRIGLGTFADPRHGGGRLTGRAKDDLVEVVELRGEELLLYPTWPLDVGIIRASSSDAHGNLSFEDLPLTSAALALALAVKASGGTVIAQVSRIVPRGSRPAREVQVPGVLVDRVVVAAGELIGTEVRNDPGYLRPVPHPVGRLPRLRPGPGKVIARRVAREIRPGETTILGFGAASSAILAMAEDGAFRDDRLDDYTFTTEHGSFGGVVMGGWQFSANYSPEALVDGTYQFDFIDGGGCALAALSFAQLDAAGNVNVSRFAGTSPGGGGFVDIAHNAQRIVLGGTLTTQGLDVSCEGGRLDILREGEIQKLVPEADHVTYAVRAGLERGQRALVVTERAVFEMTAEGLVLTEVAPGVDVRRDVLGQIGFPVRPAAGVTTMAADLFRP, encoded by the coding sequence ATGGACGATGTCGCGGCTGCTGCCGTGGGGGGCAAGGTCTGTGACGCGGCGACCGCGGCGGCCCTCATCGAGGACGGGCAGTCCGTCGCGAGCACCGGAGTCATCGGCTGGATCACGCCCGACGCGGTCCTGCGCGCCATCGGCGAGCGGTTCGAGCGGCTCGGCTCCCCCCGGGACCTGACCTTCTTCTTCCCCTGCGCCACCGGCGACGCCATGGACATCGGCGGCATGGACGGCGTGGCCCGCGAGGGGCTGATGCGCCGGATCGTCGCCGGCTCCTACATCAATCCGCGGCATCCGCGCACCGGTGCCCGCCCGGCGCTCACCGAGCTGATCCGCGACGATCTCGTCGAGGCCTACAGCTGGCCGATCGGCGCCGCCATGCACTGGCTGCGGGAGGTCGCGCGGCGGAGCCCGGGCTACCTCACCCGCATCGGTCTCGGCACCTTCGCCGACCCGCGCCACGGCGGCGGCCGCCTCACCGGCCGGGCCAAGGACGACCTGGTGGAGGTGGTCGAGCTGCGCGGCGAGGAGCTCCTGCTCTACCCCACCTGGCCGCTGGACGTGGGGATCATCCGGGCCAGCAGCTCCGACGCCCACGGCAACCTGTCCTTCGAGGATCTGCCGCTCACCTCCGCCGCCCTCGCCCTCGCCCTCGCCGTCAAGGCGAGCGGCGGCACCGTGATCGCGCAGGTGTCGCGGATCGTGCCGCGCGGGTCCCGGCCCGCGCGCGAGGTGCAGGTCCCCGGCGTGCTCGTCGACCGCGTCGTGGTCGCGGCGGGCGAGCTGATCGGGACGGAGGTGCGCAACGACCCCGGCTACCTGCGGCCGGTGCCGCACCCGGTCGGGCGCCTGCCGCGCCTGCGCCCCGGGCCGGGAAAGGTCATCGCGCGCCGTGTCGCGCGGGAGATCCGCCCGGGTGAGACCACGATCCTCGGGTTCGGCGCGGCGTCGAGCGCGATCCTGGCCATGGCGGAGGACGGCGCCTTCCGCGACGACCGGCTGGACGACTACACCTTCACCACCGAGCACGGCTCCTTCGGCGGCGTCGTCATGGGCGGCTGGCAGTTCTCGGCCAACTACTCCCCCGAGGCGCTGGTCGACGGGACCTACCAGTTCGACTTCATCGACGGCGGCGGCTGCGCGCTCGCCGCGCTCTCCTTCGCCCAGCTCGATGCCGCCGGGAACGTCAACGTCAGCCGCTTCGCGGGCACGAGCCCGGGCGGCGGCGGATTCGTCGACATCGCGCACAACGCGCAGCGGATCGTCCTCGGAGGCACCCTCACCACCCAGGGCCTCGACGTCTCCTGCGAGGGCGGAAGGCTCGACATCCTGCGGGAGGGCGAGATCCAGAAGCTCGTGCCCGAGGCCGACCACGTCACCTACGCGGTCCGCGCCGGTCTGGAGCGCGGCCAGCGGGCCCTCGTCGTCACCGAACGCGCCGTGTTCGAGATGACCGCCGAAGGACTCGTGCTGACGGAGGTGGCGCCCGGCGTCGACGTCCGGCGGGACGTCCTCGGGCAGATCGGCTTCCCTGTCCGTCCCGCCGCCGGCGTCACCACCATGGCCGCCGACCTGTTCCGTCCGTAG
- a CDS encoding NADPH-dependent F420 reductase encodes MRFSESGAVPEARAPVIGIVGCGRMGTALAETFAAQRRPLLLASRGGGSASGLAERLPGARAGSLERVAREADIVALASPLAAIHTEIAPRIRAHVVGKPVIDMSNPGGHDLLGHGSAAELIACLLPGGAVVKAFNCLSARQLAGAAHNGVTLTVPIAGDHPRAKEAVRSIVESGGLEVADAGDLPGSRWIEALAQLLMRLEKQPGLGDAVGFRLLRLTACEAAWTRP; translated from the coding sequence ATGAGGTTCTCCGAATCCGGCGCGGTCCCGGAGGCCCGCGCGCCGGTCATCGGCATCGTCGGCTGCGGACGGATGGGCACGGCGCTCGCCGAGACCTTCGCGGCGCAGCGACGGCCGTTACTGCTGGCCAGCAGGGGCGGCGGCTCCGCGAGCGGCCTCGCCGAACGGCTGCCGGGCGCCCGTGCCGGCAGCCTGGAACGGGTGGCCCGCGAGGCCGACATCGTGGCCCTGGCCAGCCCTCTCGCCGCCATCCACACCGAGATCGCTCCGCGCATCCGCGCCCACGTGGTCGGCAAGCCGGTCATCGACATGTCCAACCCGGGCGGTCACGACCTCCTCGGCCACGGCTCCGCCGCCGAGCTGATCGCCTGCCTGCTTCCCGGCGGCGCCGTGGTCAAGGCGTTCAACTGCCTCTCCGCGCGGCAGCTCGCCGGCGCCGCGCACAACGGCGTCACGCTGACGGTCCCCATCGCCGGAGACCATCCCCGCGCGAAAGAGGCGGTCCGGTCGATCGTCGAGTCCGGCGGACTCGAGGTCGCCGACGCGGGCGACCTCCCCGGCAGCCGCTGGATCGAAGCCCTGGCCCAACTGCTCATGCGCCTCGAAAAGCAGCCCGGGCTCGGCGACGCCGTGGGCTTCCGGCTGCTTCGCCTCACCGCGTGCGAGGCGGCCTGGACCAGGCCGTGA
- a CDS encoding methyltransferase encodes MNRMVKPDEPHGRRSGGPAPARHDGGLVSAAADEAVPALWAMAQLATPMAVRVAATLRIADHIASGLRTVPELAEATGAAPDGLARLMRYLAVRGVLSLDDSGRYGLTALGEPLRGDHPAGLRACLDIEEGGRAELCYVELLHSVRTGEPAYPRRFGLSFWDDLAAEPRHEAAFRAMLRPGGRDRARRIASAYDWASLGRVVDVGGGDGTLLVALLTAHPGLRAVLVERPPATDAARKALAAAGVADRAEVETGDMFGPLPPGAGGYVLSLVVHNWGDDPARAILARCAEAAGTGGSVFVVENVGPGGGPTGLDLRMLAYCGGKVRSLPELSALADEAGLRVASVHPAGAVSIVELHPGR; translated from the coding sequence ATGAACCGCATGGTCAAGCCTGACGAGCCGCACGGCCGCCGGTCCGGCGGCCCCGCACCGGCGCGTCACGACGGAGGACTCGTGTCGGCGGCGGCGGACGAGGCCGTCCCCGCGCTGTGGGCGATGGCCCAGCTCGCGACCCCGATGGCGGTGCGGGTGGCCGCGACGCTGCGCATCGCCGACCACATCGCGTCAGGTCTGCGGACCGTGCCCGAACTGGCCGAGGCCACCGGCGCCGCCCCTGACGGGCTCGCCCGCCTGATGCGCTACCTCGCGGTGCGCGGGGTGCTGAGCCTGGACGACTCCGGCCGGTACGGTCTGACCGCGCTGGGCGAGCCGCTGCGCGGCGATCACCCCGCCGGCCTTCGCGCCTGCCTCGACATCGAGGAGGGCGGCCGGGCCGAGCTGTGCTACGTCGAGCTGCTGCACAGCGTGCGCACGGGCGAGCCCGCCTACCCGCGGCGCTTCGGCCTCTCCTTCTGGGACGACCTGGCCGCCGAGCCCCGCCACGAGGCCGCCTTCCGCGCCATGCTTCGCCCCGGCGGCAGGGACCGGGCGCGCCGGATCGCATCGGCGTACGACTGGGCGTCCCTGGGCCGCGTGGTGGACGTCGGCGGCGGGGACGGCACGCTCCTGGTCGCGCTGCTCACCGCGCACCCGGGGCTCCGGGCCGTGCTCGTCGAGCGGCCCCCCGCCACCGACGCGGCGCGAAAGGCGCTGGCCGCGGCGGGCGTCGCCGACCGCGCCGAGGTCGAGACGGGCGACATGTTCGGCCCGCTCCCGCCGGGGGCCGGGGGCTATGTCCTCTCCCTGGTCGTCCACAACTGGGGCGACGATCCGGCGCGCGCCATCCTGGCCCGCTGCGCGGAGGCCGCGGGCACGGGCGGCTCGGTGTTCGTCGTGGAGAACGTCGGTCCGGGCGGCGGGCCGACCGGGTTGGACCTGCGGATGCTCGCCTACTGCGGGGGGAAGGTGCGGTCGCTGCCGGAGCTGTCCGCGCTCGCCGACGAGGCCGGGCTCAGGGTCGCCTCCGTCCATCCCGCCGGAGCGGTTTCGATCGTCGAGCTTCACCCCGGCAGGTGA
- a CDS encoding acyl-CoA thioesterase, which translates to MRAYFEYRHLVTFADTNLVGNVYFTNYLSWQGACRERFLAEKAPKTVARLNDDLALVTSSCSCEFFSELYALDTVSVRMSLVAIDFHQITMGFEYYRTTDGPARLVARGEQTVSCTVRVEEGGLTPVEVPDELRTALDAYAPDPHGARRPRSETPPR; encoded by the coding sequence GTGAGGGCGTACTTCGAATACCGGCACCTCGTGACCTTCGCCGACACCAATCTCGTGGGGAACGTCTACTTCACGAACTACCTGTCCTGGCAGGGCGCCTGCCGGGAGAGGTTTCTCGCGGAGAAGGCACCGAAGACCGTGGCGCGCCTGAACGACGACCTCGCGCTCGTCACCTCGTCGTGCTCGTGCGAGTTCTTCTCCGAGCTCTATGCGCTCGACACCGTCTCGGTGCGGATGTCCCTCGTCGCCATCGATTTCCACCAGATCACCATGGGTTTCGAGTACTACCGGACCACCGACGGGCCGGCCCGGCTCGTGGCGCGCGGCGAGCAGACCGTCTCCTGCACGGTGCGGGTGGAGGAGGGCGGCCTGACGCCCGTCGAAGTCCCCGACGAACTCCGGACGGCCCTCGACGCCTACGCGCCCGACCCGCACGGAGCCCGCCGCCCGCGATCGGAGACGCCGCCGCGATGA
- a CDS encoding cytochrome P450 yields the protein MATGTMQPREALAALVGEGLRDPYPLYEEIRAHGDLVKIKPGVMAAVGYDECDRVLRDPRLRVQDGESFDLFYPEWRAHSSLRAYTDSMLYSNPPAHTRLRRLLRGEFTPRRVAGYETAIEQITDRLLDSLAEAGAGGTAVDFIAEFASRLPIAVISGLLGVPERDQAWFRAIAADVTTALEGITNASRLAPADTAMDDLAVYFDELIERRRRCPEADLVSSLVRVHDDGGGLGRDELVGNMMLLLTAGFETTNFFMAHALLLSFEHPGLADRLRAEPGFASAYAEEVLRFEPPVQATSRWAGADVELLGTTIPAGTKVVAILAAGNRDPRRYRRPDRFDPDRPYTAPLTFGAGGHFCLGAPLSRLEARIALPRLLRRFPRIRLAGEPARRDSWVGRGIDHFPIAID from the coding sequence ATGGCCACGGGGACGATGCAGCCGCGTGAGGCGCTCGCGGCGCTGGTGGGCGAGGGACTCCGGGATCCGTATCCCCTGTACGAGGAGATACGGGCGCACGGCGACCTGGTGAAGATCAAACCCGGGGTGATGGCCGCCGTCGGGTACGACGAGTGCGACCGGGTGCTGCGGGATCCGCGGCTGCGCGTCCAGGACGGGGAGAGCTTCGACCTCTTCTATCCGGAGTGGCGGGCGCACTCCTCGCTGCGCGCGTACACCGACTCCATGCTCTACAGCAATCCGCCCGCGCACACCCGCCTGCGGCGGCTGCTGCGGGGAGAGTTCACGCCCCGGCGGGTGGCGGGCTACGAGACGGCGATCGAGCAGATCACCGACCGGCTCCTGGACTCGCTGGCGGAGGCGGGCGCGGGCGGCACGGCGGTCGACTTCATCGCCGAGTTCGCCTCCCGGCTCCCGATCGCGGTGATCAGCGGGCTGCTCGGGGTGCCCGAGCGCGACCAGGCGTGGTTCCGGGCCATCGCGGCCGACGTCACGACCGCCCTCGAGGGGATCACGAACGCCTCCCGGCTCGCTCCGGCGGACACGGCCATGGACGACCTGGCCGTGTACTTCGACGAGCTGATCGAGCGGCGTCGCCGCTGTCCCGAGGCGGACCTCGTCAGCTCCCTGGTCCGGGTGCACGACGACGGAGGCGGGCTCGGCCGCGACGAGCTGGTCGGCAACATGATGCTGCTCCTGACGGCCGGGTTCGAGACGACGAACTTCTTCATGGCGCACGCGCTCCTCCTTTCCTTCGAGCATCCCGGCCTCGCCGACCGCCTTCGCGCCGAGCCCGGCTTCGCCTCCGCCTACGCCGAGGAGGTGCTGCGGTTCGAGCCGCCCGTGCAGGCGACGAGCCGCTGGGCCGGGGCGGACGTGGAGCTGCTGGGGACGACGATCCCGGCGGGCACGAAGGTGGTCGCCATCCTGGCCGCCGGCAACCGGGACCCGCGCCGCTACCGCCGGCCCGACCGCTTCGACCCGGACCGGCCCTACACCGCGCCGCTCACCTTCGGCGCAGGCGGCCACTTCTGCCTCGGAGCGCCGCTGTCGCGCCTGGAGGCGCGGATCGCGCTTCCCCGGCTGCTGCGCCGCTTCCCTCGCATCCGGCTCGCCGGAGAGCCCGCCCGCCGCGACTCATGGGTGGGCCGCGGCATCGACCACTTCCCGATCGCGATCGACTAG